One window of Globicephala melas chromosome 2, mGloMel1.2, whole genome shotgun sequence genomic DNA carries:
- the MESP2 gene encoding mesoderm posterior protein 2 isoform X1, whose protein sequence is MAQSPPLQGLLGHDHWIFPQGWGWTGHSDSTSPASSSDSSGSCPCDRARGPSQPAPPARTASQAASMAPGRARSRSGGGQRQSASEREKLRMRTLARALHELRRFLPPSVAPAGQSLTKIETLRLAIRYIGHLSAVLGLSEESLQRRRRRHSDAVLPRGCPLCPDGGPAQAQTQTRGCGPGSAASATVSWGSPPVCPGALATPERLGSSVSDMGPWVTLPYCPGMQSPPQLSQGRAPDAARWTPPQACSGTQTPPEPRDQATPWTSPPAMELAAVYQVRAQALSASLGVVPRLRLETEGGISMSPEPCLLPETPPVLPRPACQRLQPETQWGCWSHSAEVLPSSEDQGPGPAFQLSDESPPQSSGLQLSGCPEFWQEDLEGTHLGIFY, encoded by the exons ATGGCCCAGTCCCCTCCTCTGCAGGGCCTCCTCGGCCACGACCACTGGATCTTCCCGCAGGGTTGGGGCTGGACCGGCCACTCGGACTCGACGTCCCCGGCCTCCTCCTCGGATTCGTCGGGCTCCTGCCCCTGCGACCGTGCCCGCGGCCCCTCACAGCCGGCGCCGCCTGCCCGCACCGCCTCACAGGCCGCCTCGATGGCACCCGGACGTGCGCGGAGCCGGTCAGGAGGCGGGCAGCGGCAGAGCGCCAGTGAGCGTGAGAAGCTGCGCATGCGCACGCTCGCCCGCGCCCTGCACGAGCTGCGCCGCTTTCTGCCGCCGTCCGTGGCGCCCGCCGGCCAGAGCCTGACGAAGATCGAGACGCTGCGTCTGGCCATCCGCTACATCGGCCACCTGTCGGCCGTGCTGGGCCTCAGCGAGGAGAGCCTGCAGCGCCGGCGCCGGCGGCACAGCGACGCAGTGCTCCCTCGAGGCTGCCCGCTGTGCCCCGACGGCGGCCCCGCGCAGGCGCAGACGCAGACGCGAGGGTGCGGCCCTGGCTCAGCCGCTAGCGCCACGGTGTCCTGGGGGTCCCCGCCCGTCTGTCCCGGAGCCCTAGCGACGCCCGAGCGCCTGGGGAGCAGTGTGTCTGATATGGGTCCCTGGGTGACACTCCCTTACTGCCCCGGGATGCAGTCGCCCCCGCAGCTGTCCCAAGGGAGAGCCCCTGACGCGGCTCGTTGGACGCCGCCCCAAGCCTGTTCCGGAACGCAGACACCCCCAGAGCCCCGGGACCAGGCCACGCCCTGGACCTCGCCCCCCGCAATGGAGCTGGCTGCAGTGTACCAGGTACGCGCCCAGGCTCTCTCCGCTTCCCTCGGAGTGGTCCCCAGGCTTCGATTGGAAACGGAGGGG gGAATCTCTATGTCTCCAGAGCCTTGTCTGTTGCCAGAAAcccctcctgtcctgccccgCCCAGCATGCCAGAGACTCCAGCCTGAGACCCAGTGGGGATGCTGGAGCCACAGTGCAGAGGTGCTGCCCAGCTCGGAGGACCAGGGACCAGGCCCCGCCTTCCAGCTCAGTGATGAAAGCCCTCCCCAGAGCTCAGGCCTACAGCTCAGTGGCTGCCCTGAATTTTGGCAAGAAGATTTGGAGGGGACTCACCTGGGCATCTTCTACTAA
- the MESP2 gene encoding mesoderm posterior protein 2 isoform X2 translates to MAQSPPLQGLLGHDHWIFPQGWGWTGHSDSTSPASSSDSSGSCPCDRARGPSQPAPPARTASQAASMAPGRARSRSGGGQRQSASEREKLRMRTLARALHELRRFLPPSVAPAGQSLTKIETLRLAIRYIGHLSAVLGLSEESLQRRRRRHSDAVLPRGCPLCPDGGPAQAQTQTRGCGPGSAASATVSWGSPPVCPGALATPERLGSSVSDMGPWVTLPYCPGMQSPPQLSQGRAPDAARWTPPQACSGTQTPPEPRDQATPWTSPPAMELAAVYQGISMSPEPCLLPETPPVLPRPACQRLQPETQWGCWSHSAEVLPSSEDQGPGPAFQLSDESPPQSSGLQLSGCPEFWQEDLEGTHLGIFY, encoded by the exons ATGGCCCAGTCCCCTCCTCTGCAGGGCCTCCTCGGCCACGACCACTGGATCTTCCCGCAGGGTTGGGGCTGGACCGGCCACTCGGACTCGACGTCCCCGGCCTCCTCCTCGGATTCGTCGGGCTCCTGCCCCTGCGACCGTGCCCGCGGCCCCTCACAGCCGGCGCCGCCTGCCCGCACCGCCTCACAGGCCGCCTCGATGGCACCCGGACGTGCGCGGAGCCGGTCAGGAGGCGGGCAGCGGCAGAGCGCCAGTGAGCGTGAGAAGCTGCGCATGCGCACGCTCGCCCGCGCCCTGCACGAGCTGCGCCGCTTTCTGCCGCCGTCCGTGGCGCCCGCCGGCCAGAGCCTGACGAAGATCGAGACGCTGCGTCTGGCCATCCGCTACATCGGCCACCTGTCGGCCGTGCTGGGCCTCAGCGAGGAGAGCCTGCAGCGCCGGCGCCGGCGGCACAGCGACGCAGTGCTCCCTCGAGGCTGCCCGCTGTGCCCCGACGGCGGCCCCGCGCAGGCGCAGACGCAGACGCGAGGGTGCGGCCCTGGCTCAGCCGCTAGCGCCACGGTGTCCTGGGGGTCCCCGCCCGTCTGTCCCGGAGCCCTAGCGACGCCCGAGCGCCTGGGGAGCAGTGTGTCTGATATGGGTCCCTGGGTGACACTCCCTTACTGCCCCGGGATGCAGTCGCCCCCGCAGCTGTCCCAAGGGAGAGCCCCTGACGCGGCTCGTTGGACGCCGCCCCAAGCCTGTTCCGGAACGCAGACACCCCCAGAGCCCCGGGACCAGGCCACGCCCTGGACCTCGCCCCCCGCAATGGAGCTGGCTGCAGTGTACCAG gGAATCTCTATGTCTCCAGAGCCTTGTCTGTTGCCAGAAAcccctcctgtcctgccccgCCCAGCATGCCAGAGACTCCAGCCTGAGACCCAGTGGGGATGCTGGAGCCACAGTGCAGAGGTGCTGCCCAGCTCGGAGGACCAGGGACCAGGCCCCGCCTTCCAGCTCAGTGATGAAAGCCCTCCCCAGAGCTCAGGCCTACAGCTCAGTGGCTGCCCTGAATTTTGGCAAGAAGATTTGGAGGGGACTCACCTGGGCATCTTCTACTAA